AAGCCGTGCGGTTCTGCGAGGACGCCGCGACCAAAAAGCCGCCTTCTGGATCCGAGGAATCGGCTCAAGCCAACGCCGCACCCAAGACAGTGCCAGCGGCCTAGGCCGGCGCGCGCGCGCCGGTGCGTGGTTCCCTGAACGCCAGTGCCATCACGCCGCCAAGAGCGAGTGCGGCAGCGAGGAAAAGGAGCGCGGCCGAGAAGCTGCCCGTCGCTTGCTTCAGCACGCCGACGATGTAGGGCCCTGCGAAACCGGCCGCGTTCCCCATGGAGTTGACGAGGGCGATGCCGGCGGCTGCGCCCGCGCCCGTAAGAAGTGCCGTCGGAAGCGCCCAGAACGGGCCGAAGGCCGCGTAGAAGCCGAGCGTCGCAATCGTCAGCGCGATCATGGTGGGAACGAGCGGGCCCGAGTAGGCCGACCAGGCGAAGGCGGCCGCTGCAAGGAAGAGGGGCAGGGCGATGTGCCAGCGCCGCTCACCCGTACGGTCCGAACGCCGGCCCCAAAACACCATAGCGATGGCGGCGAAGAGATAGGGGATCGCAGTGAGAAAGCCCACCGCCAGCGAGCCGAGTCCGAAGCCGCTGATGACCTGCGGCATCCAGAACCCGATGCCGTACAGCCCGGTGACCATGAGGAAGTACAGGCACCCCAGCGCCAATACGCGCGGGCGCGTCAACGCCGTGCGCAAGTCGGCGTAGCCGACGGCCTCCGTCTCTTTTGCCTCCCGGGCCAGCGCCCCCGACAACGCGGTCTTCTCTGCGTCCGTTAGCCAGTCCGCCTCGCTCGGCCGGTCCGTGAGCACCTTCAACGCGAGGATGCCGAGAATGATGGCCGGCAAGCCCTCGATCACGAACAGCCATTGCCAGCCTTGGAATCCGAGAAAGCCGTGCATCTCGAGCAGCGCCCCGGAGAGCGGCCCGCCGAAAACGGTCGCCAGCGGCACCGAAGCCATGAACAACGCGACGATGCGGGCGCGCTCGGCGGCAGGAAACCAGTAGGTCAGATATAGGATGATGCCTGGGAAGAAGCCGGCCTCGGCGATACCGAGCAGCGCGCGGGTCACGTAGAAGCTCGTTTCCGAGTGAACCAGCGCCATCGCGCAGGCGATAACACCCCACGAGATCATGATGCGCGCGATCCAGATCCGTGCGCCGAAGCGACGAAGGGCGAGATTGCTCGGGATCTCGAAGGCGATGTAGCCGAGAAAGAAAATTCCCGCGCCGAACCCATAGACCGCGGGAGAAAATCCAAGGTCCTCATTCATGTGCAGCGCGGCGAAGCCCACATTGACCCGGTCGAGGAAATTGACCGTGTATGCAAGACACAGAAACGGGATCAGACGCAATGTCGCCTTGTGGATTGCGGACGCAAGGGCATTGGCTTCGTCTGTCTGACGCTTCATCGAGGTCCCGCTTGGCGTATGCTGCTGGGAAGAACAGGAGTGATTCGACCGACACCCTAGAGGAGGGCCCGACCCATGGCTATTCCAGTGGACGCAGCTGCCGCGGCGCTTCGCGAGGCAATGCGCGAGACCGTGAAGCGTTACTCCCTTTGGTACCTAATTCAGGGCGTGTTGCTCGTCGTCGCGGGCGTGCTCGCGATCATCTCACCCGTTATCGCGTCCGTCGCGATCGTATCCCTGTTGGGGTGGGTGTTGATCATCAGCGGGGTGCTGCAGGCGGTCGGCTTGATCGGCGCCACCAACGTCCCGCACTTCTGGCTGCAGCTGATCTCGGCCGTGCTCGCGGTCCTGATCGGCGTGCTGCTGCTCCGCTCTCCCGAAAGCGGGCTGCTGGTGATGACGATGCTGCTGATCGTCTACTTCATGGTCGAAGGTATCGCGAAGGTCATCTTCGCCCTGACGATCCGCCCGTTCCCGAATTGGGGATGGGTGCTGGCAAGCGGCCTCGTCGGCATCGTTCTGGCGTTCATCTTGTGGGCCAACATGCCGCTGACGGCCAGCTGGGTCCTTGGGCTGATGCTTGGCATACTGCTCGTCAGCGAGGGGTCGGCGCTCACCTATCTCGCTTGGCAGGTGCATAAGGCTCCCGCGGTCAAAGACAGCTAGGGCGCGCTGCTCTCCTTCAGGAAGCGGTTGTAGATGTAGCCTTCCTGCGCCGTTTTGGGGTCGGCGACGCGGATCCAGTTGCCCTCGCGGCCAACCACGCGGAACTTGGCGCCTTTCGGGGCGACCTTGTCGGTGCCGGCGTTCGAGGAGGGGCCCTTGCGGACATTCACGGGGCTGGCGACCTCCATCCACTCTTCCTGCGCCGAGAGGCCGGCGGCCGCGCGCACAATCATCGTCAAGGGTCCTGGCTTCGGCTCCTCGTCGGAGGCCAGCAATTGCGGCCGTACCGAACTCGTCGGGACGGCGTTGTTGCTGGCAACGCGTTGCCGGTCGGCGCCGCCGCTGGCGTCTTGCGGGACCCGCGTTGCGGCGTGGGGGTTCTTGATGGGAGCGGAGACGCCGGGCGCCGAGATGCTGTGAGTCGGGCTCGCCGACGCCATGATCTCCGTCTGTTTGGGAGTGGTCTGCTCGTCGCCCCAGTGCTCCGTCAGTCTATGGAGTACCTTTTCCCGATCGGCGATGCCGAGGCCTGCCGCCGTCGCATACCATTTGGCGGCTTCCGCTCTGTCGGGTTTGATGCCCTGAACGCCCAGGCGAGCAACGATGTCGGGATCGTAGGTCGCGCCCAGCGCGAGAGCGGCTTCGCCGCTTCCGGCTTCCGCCGCCCGGCGGTAATAGGCCCGGGCGCCGGCGAGATAGCCCACGTCGATCATTTTCTGCCCGTGCGCCATCAAACCTTCGATGCGATCGGACTCCCCGGCCCGCACGGCGAACCCAGACGAAAGTGGGGGAGCCACATTAGGCCGGGCCGCCGTACGGACCTTGCCGTCTTCGTCCGCCGCGAGGGTCGGAGCGGAGAAGCGAGGCGGAAGGACGTCGATCGACAGTGCCGCGGATGCGCGCGGCGCAGTGTCCGTTTGCTTGACGAGGCCCGCATGCTGGAACATGCGGTCCAGGTCGAGATTGAAGTCGAGACCACCGCTACCCACG
This genomic window from Methyloceanibacter caenitepidi contains:
- a CDS encoding MFS transporter, with amino-acid sequence MKRQTDEANALASAIHKATLRLIPFLCLAYTVNFLDRVNVGFAALHMNEDLGFSPAVYGFGAGIFFLGYIAFEIPSNLALRRFGARIWIARIMISWGVIACAMALVHSETSFYVTRALLGIAEAGFFPGIILYLTYWFPAAERARIVALFMASVPLATVFGGPLSGALLEMHGFLGFQGWQWLFVIEGLPAIILGILALKVLTDRPSEADWLTDAEKTALSGALAREAKETEAVGYADLRTALTRPRVLALGCLYFLMVTGLYGIGFWMPQVISGFGLGSLAVGFLTAIPYLFAAIAMVFWGRRSDRTGERRWHIALPLFLAAAAFAWSAYSGPLVPTMIALTIATLGFYAAFGPFWALPTALLTGAGAAAGIALVNSMGNAAGFAGPYIVGVLKQATGSFSAALLFLAAALALGGVMALAFREPRTGARAPA
- a CDS encoding HdeD family acid-resistance protein, translating into MAIPVDAAAAALREAMRETVKRYSLWYLIQGVLLVVAGVLAIISPVIASVAIVSLLGWVLIISGVLQAVGLIGATNVPHFWLQLISAVLAVLIGVLLLRSPESGLLVMTMLLIVYFMVEGIAKVIFALTIRPFPNWGWVLASGLVGIVLAFILWANMPLTASWVLGLMLGILLVSEGSALTYLAWQVHKAPAVKDS
- a CDS encoding SH3 domain-containing protein; the protein is MTQPVLKQDGILDEFLPDDVLRLAEEINAAAPFEHRLAAANTDHTASSLARRFAPDTVRQRAAAADPTLLAPVPPASSRAVARPRRFLRAAAFGLASATALAGGMMWLVGSGGLDFNLDLDRMFQHAGLVKQTDTAPRASAALSIDVLPPRFSAPTLAADEDGKVRTAARPNVAPPLSSGFAVRAGESDRIEGLMAHGQKMIDVGYLAGARAYYRRAAEAGSGEAALALGATYDPDIVARLGVQGIKPDRAEAAKWYATAAGLGIADREKVLHRLTEHWGDEQTTPKQTEIMASASPTHSISAPGVSAPIKNPHAATRVPQDASGGADRQRVASNNAVPTSSVRPQLLASDEEPKPGPLTMIVRAAAGLSAQEEWMEVASPVNVRKGPSSNAGTDKVAPKGAKFRVVGREGNWIRVADPKTAQEGYIYNRFLKESSAP